A region of Nocardioides sp. JS614 DNA encodes the following proteins:
- a CDS encoding ATP-dependent DNA ligase gives MQLPVMPPVQPMLAKSVKGIPDPEKHGGLSFEPKWDGFRCLVFKDGDEVELASRNTKPLTRYFPEVVAAMREQLPHRCVLDGELFVALPNDAGVERLEFEVLQERIHPARSRIELLAEKTPASYVAFDLLALDDESYAERPFAERRAALERALGDLDGPCFLTRTTTDPAQAEEWFHQFEGAGLDGVVAKPLGAAYQQNARTMLKIKHERTADVVVAGYREHKTSTPDRPLLGSLLLGLYADGQLQHVGVSASFTAARRAELIEELQPLVVPIADHPWGEWADWAIANPDRVPGTQSRWSQGKDLSFTPLRPERVLEVAYDHMEGRRFRHTAQFRRWRPDRDPESCGYDQLEEPVGYDLARILNVD, from the coding sequence ATGCAGCTGCCGGTGATGCCGCCCGTCCAGCCGATGCTCGCGAAGTCGGTCAAGGGGATCCCCGACCCCGAGAAGCACGGGGGCCTGAGCTTCGAGCCGAAGTGGGACGGGTTCCGGTGCCTCGTGTTCAAGGACGGCGACGAGGTGGAGCTGGCCAGCCGCAACACCAAGCCGCTGACCCGCTACTTCCCCGAGGTCGTCGCCGCGATGCGCGAGCAGCTGCCGCACCGCTGCGTGCTGGACGGCGAGCTCTTCGTCGCGCTCCCGAACGACGCGGGGGTGGAGCGCCTGGAGTTCGAGGTGCTCCAGGAGCGGATCCACCCGGCCCGGTCCCGCATCGAGCTGCTGGCCGAGAAGACGCCGGCCTCGTACGTCGCGTTCGACCTGCTCGCGCTCGACGACGAGTCGTACGCCGAGCGGCCGTTCGCGGAGCGTCGCGCCGCCCTCGAGCGGGCGCTGGGCGACCTCGACGGGCCCTGCTTCCTCACCCGCACCACCACGGATCCGGCGCAGGCCGAGGAGTGGTTCCACCAGTTCGAGGGCGCCGGCCTCGACGGCGTGGTCGCCAAGCCCCTGGGGGCGGCGTACCAGCAGAACGCCCGCACCATGCTCAAGATCAAGCACGAGCGCACCGCCGACGTGGTCGTCGCCGGCTACCGCGAGCACAAGACCAGCACCCCCGACAGGCCGTTGCTCGGCAGCCTGCTGCTCGGGCTGTACGCCGACGGCCAGCTCCAGCACGTCGGTGTGAGCGCCAGCTTCACCGCCGCCCGTCGCGCCGAGCTGATCGAGGAGCTGCAGCCGCTCGTCGTGCCGATCGCGGACCACCCCTGGGGCGAGTGGGCCGACTGGGCGATCGCCAACCCGGACCGGGTGCCGGGCACCCAGAGCCGGTGGAGCCAGGGCAAGGACCTCTCGTTCACCCCGCTGCGCCCCGAGCGGGTGCTGGAGGTCGCCTACGACCACATGGAGGGACGCCGGTTCCGCCACACCGCCCAGTTCCGGCGCTGGCGGCCCGACCGCGACCCGGAGTCGTGCGGGTACGACCAACTGGAGGAGCCGGTGGGCTACGACCTCGCTAGGATCCTGAACGTCGACTGA